The Alosa sapidissima isolate fAloSap1 chromosome 5, fAloSap1.pri, whole genome shotgun sequence genome has a window encoding:
- the ftr83 gene encoding finTRIM family, member 83 isoform X2 gives MSADQDICHLCKEDLRDPVSIPCGHIFCSICLKTYWDHAEHTGTYMCPQCRVTYNKRPTPRRLHSSNSHSSSRHSMSSYQATEPSPPAPPSPDYNYAGSRDVGCDICIGRKLKAVKSCLMCLASYCEKHLKPHHENAAFKRHKLVDEIGHLDRQICPQHQKGLELYCRTDQMCICVLCTVKEHKGHDMVSAEQERADMQQRLGATQAEIQEKIHDRVKQMDELKQAVDSLKHSAQRALQESEKLFGDMLRSIERMQQEMSKLITSNKKAALSNAEGHMDRLTHEITDLKRRDNELTALSRTEDHIHFIQSYHMLIAQTDAEELPSVSVNPYFSFGSVTKAVSEMKQHLHEFSNEELVKVAKTVNKMPFCQLEERGKKRRTMKSDEVQMYKSPSQQPRSRDEFLQYQRRSRQSSGQLKMSNQL, from the exons ATGTCGGCCGACCAGGATATCTGTCACTTGTGCAAGGAGGACCTGCGGGACCCTGTGTCCATCCCATGTGGACACATCTTCTGCTCCATCTGCCTGAAGACCTACTGGGACCATGCTGAACACACGGGCACCTACATGTGTCCCCAGTGCCGGGTCACGTACAACAAGAGGCCCACGCCGCGACGCCTCCACTCCTCAAACTCCCACTCCTCCTCGCGCCATTCCATGTCCAGCTACCAGGCCACCGAGCCTTCGCCCCCGGCCCCGCCATCCCCGGATTACAACTACGCCGGCTCCCGCGACGTGGGCTGCGACATTTGCATCGGCCGCAAGCTGAAGGCCGTTAAGTCCTGCCTCATGTGCCTGGCGTCGTACTGCGAGAAGCACCTGAAGCCCCACCACGAGAACGCCGCCTTCAAGAGGCACAAGCTGGTGGACGAGATCGGTCACCTGGACCGCCAGATCTGCCCGCAGCATCAGAAGGGGCTGGAGCTCTACTGCCGCACTGACCagatgtgcatctgtgtgctgTGCACGGTCAAGGAACACAAGGGCCACGACATGGTGTCCGCcgagcaggagagagcagatATGCAG CAACGTCTAGGTGCCACGCAGGCAGAAATCCAGGAGAAGATTCACGACCGGGTGAAGCAGATGGATGAGCTCAAGCAGGCTGTGGACTCTCTTAAG CACTCAGCCCAGCGGGCCCTGCAGGAAAGCGAGAAGCTCTTTGGGGACATGCTGCGCTCCATTGAGAGGATGCAACAGGAAATGAGCAAGCTCATTACGTCCAATAAGAAGGCGGCGCTCAGCAACGCTGAGGGCCACATGGACAGGCTCACCCACGAGATTACGGACCTGAAGAGGAGGGACAACGAGCTGACCGCGCTGTCACGCACCGAGGACCACATCCATTTCATCCAG AGCTACCACATGCTCATCGCCCAGACTGATGCGGAGGAGCTGCCCAGTGTCAGTGTGAACCCCTACTTCTCATTCGGCTCCGTCACCAAGGCCGTGTCCGAGATGAAGCAGCACCTGCATGAGTTCAGCAATGAGGAGCTGGTCAAAGTGGCCAAGACAG TGAATAAAATGCCATTCTGTCAGCTGGAGGAGCGAGGCAAGAAAAGGAGGACAATGAAAT CTGATGAAGTTCAAATGTACAAGAGCCCAAGCCAGCAGCCTCGGAGCAGAGATGAGTTTCTGCAGT ATCAGAGACGCTCTCGTCAATCCTCGGGACAACTGAAAATGTCCAACCAACTTTGA